The Salvelinus sp. IW2-2015 unplaced genomic scaffold, ASM291031v2 Un_scaffold4587, whole genome shotgun sequence genome includes a window with the following:
- the LOC139026374 gene encoding salivary glue protein Sgs-3-like: SPSTTTAAPTATTALVTTTVAPTTAASTTTPAAPTTTTVAPTITTAAPTTATAAPTATASPTTTTAAPTSTTVSVTTTMAPTTTAAPTTTTVAPSTTTTAITTTATTKASVTTTTTSPTTTTPNLTTTTGAPKTSTAASTSTTAAPTTTTDSPTTTTAAPTATTAAPTTTTFTLTSPAAAMTTAATPTTTTTAPTTTTAVPTSTTAAPTTLTASPSTTTVAAKITNSHHTTTHVSATTTTAAVTTTATAAPTSTTAAKTTTTVSPTTASTNPPTSNEGVLILKFRMYRTFIEAYGNSSSLDYSTLALNVTTELTRGYKNVYPEIFLRCIIISFCCSQHNHSCFKNNHSCSHYNSSCSHNNPSCSHNNHSFSHNNHSWSHNKHSWSHINHSCSQNNHNFSHNSHSCSQNNSCTHNNHSCSHNNSFSHDNHSCSQNNHSCSNHNHS; this comes from the exons CTTCACCGTCgacaaccacagctgcaccaACGGCAACTACAGCTCTTGTTACAACTACTGTAGCTCCTACAACAGCAGCTTCAACAACAACcccagctgctcccacaacaaccacagttgCACCAACAATAACAACAGCTGCTCCAACAACAGCCACAGCTGCACCTACAGCAACAgcttctcccacaacaaccacagctgcaccaACATCAACAACTGTTTCTGTTACAACAACAATGGctccaacaacaacagcagctccAACAACAACCACAGTGGCTCCCtctacaacaacaactgccataacaacaacagcaacaacaaaagctTCTGTAACAACCACCACTACTAGCCCTACCACAACTACACCTAACCTCACAACAACCACAGGTGCTCCAAAGACATCCACAGCTGCATCCACATCTACCACAGCTGCTCCCACGACAACCACAGATTCACCAACgacaaccacagctgcaccaACAGCGaccacagctgctcccacaaccACAACATTTACACTAACATCCCCAGCTGCTGCTATGACAACAGCAGCCACCCCTACAACAACTACaactgctcccacaacaaccacagcagtGCCAACATCAACCACAGCAGCTCCCACTACACTCACAGCTTCACCATCGACAACCACAGTTGCTGCAAAGATCACCAACTCCCACCACACAACAACCCACGTTTcagccacaacaaccacagctgctgtaACTACCACagctacagctgcaccaacgtcaactacagctgctaagacaacaacaactgtTTCCCCAACCACCGCATCCACAAACCCTCCAACGTCAAATGAAGGTGTACTTATTCTAAAGTTCCGGATGTACCGTACGTTTATCGAAGCCTACGGAAATTCAAGTTCCTTGGATTACAGTACTTTGGCTTTAAATGTCACAACTGAG TTGACTCGAGGATACAAAAATGTATATCCTGAAATCTTCCTCAGATGCATCATCATCAGTTTCTG CTGCTCCCAACACAACCACAGTTGCTTCaaaaacaaccacagctgctcccacTACAACTCAAGCTGCTCACACAACAACCCCAGCTGCTctcacaacaaccacagcttctcccacaacaaccatagCTGGTCCCACAACAAACACAGCTGGTCCCACAtcaaccacagctgctcccaaAACAATCACAACTTCTCCCACAACAGCCACAGCTGCTCCCAAAACAACAGCTgcacccacaacaaccacagctgctcccacaaTAACAGCTTCTCCCatgacaaccacagctgctcccaaaacaaccacagctgctccaaCCACAACCACAGCTGA